From Lysobacter lycopersici:
GCTGGCTGGTCGGCCTGGCCGGCGCCGGCCAAGCTCAACCTGTTCCTCCGCATCACCGGCCGCCGGGCCGACGGTTACCACGATCTGCAATCGGTGTTCCGGCTGCTGGACTGGGGCGACCGTCTCCGCTTGCGGGTTCGCGACGATGGCGAAATCCGCCGACACGGGGCTTCGGTCGAAGGTGTCGCCGAAGCCGACGATCTCGCCGTTCGTGCGGCGAAAGCCCTGCAGCAGGATACAAATATCGGCAAAGGTGCTGACATCATCGTCGAAAAGTCGATTCCGGCAGGTGCTGGCTTCGGTGGCGGTTCCTCCGATGCCGCGACCGTGCTGCTGGCCCTGAACCGGCTCTGGGGTCTGGACTGGGATTCCGACCGGCTTGCCGCGCTGGGCCTGGCCTTGGGGGCGGACGTCCCGGTGTTCGTACGCGGGCACAACGCCTGGGCCGAGGGGGTTGGCGAACACCTGCTCCCGCTGGACCTGCCGCCGGCCTGGTACCTGCTCCTCGCCCCGGGGATCCACGTCCGCACCGGGGAATTGTTCCAAGCGCCTGAATTGACGCGCGATTCCGCGCCCGCGACAATATCCGACTTCGTTTCGGGAGCAGTGCTCGACAATGCGTTCGAGCCGGTGCTGCGCCGCCGCGAGCCCGCCGTCGAGGCGGCGTTCGCGATGCTGGCGCGGATCGGTCGGCCGCGATTGACGGGCACGGGCAGCGGCTGCTTCGTCGAGTTCGCCACGCGCGCACTTGCCGAAGACGCGCTCGCGAACCTGCCACCGGGCTCGAAGGCCTGGATCGCGGCGGGTGCGGCGCGTTCGCCGATGCTCGACGCACTCGAGGCGAAGCCACTGCAGGGGCGTCGCCAAGAGGCCTAAGGCACCGGGTTTTGATCCCGGCATTTCGCAGGTTCGAATCCTGCCGCCCCTGCCAACTTCCACCCCGCCGGGCGCGCGACCATGGCAGTGAAGGACGAACGCAACCTGCTGGTCTTCGCCGGCAACGCCAACCCGGCGTTGGCGAAGGCGGTTTGCCGCGAACTCGGCGTGCGCCCGGGCAAGGCGCTGGTCGGCAAGTTCTCCGACGGCGAGGTGCAGGTCGAGATCG
This genomic window contains:
- the ispE gene encoding 4-(cytidine 5'-diphospho)-2-C-methyl-D-erythritol kinase, whose product is MNGEAGWSAWPAPAKLNLFLRITGRRADGYHDLQSVFRLLDWGDRLRLRVRDDGEIRRHGASVEGVAEADDLAVRAAKALQQDTNIGKGADIIVEKSIPAGAGFGGGSSDAATVLLALNRLWGLDWDSDRLAALGLALGADVPVFVRGHNAWAEGVGEHLLPLDLPPAWYLLLAPGIHVRTGELFQAPELTRDSAPATISDFVSGAVLDNAFEPVLRRREPAVEAAFAMLARIGRPRLTGTGSGCFVEFATRALAEDALANLPPGSKAWIAAGAARSPMLDALEAKPLQGRRQEA